One Rhipicephalus microplus isolate Deutch F79 chromosome 4, USDA_Rmic, whole genome shotgun sequence genomic window carries:
- the LOC119185211 gene encoding uncharacterized protein LOC119185211 isoform X1, whose protein sequence is MLPVWNGGPQTGCLPQSGQSAVHSLWCEGGTHSGGPSEDDCQPECLICGENHFTGSAQCVGKFRKAWEPALTQWQHGLKNKQEEPSAPLRTDEKAKPMHNKPKPIKAPAGQKSRPSTFGAEDFPSLANPPKQIIFDALFRGDCSLEARGIDAMTPDCKNWWTPTAQYYYKQASRCPTTEPPELGEDYAFIPNLNIDSDFLHVLAATSASYEALRVFPRRREIACCPRSTIQQNNCSLW, encoded by the exons ATGTTACCGGTGTGGAACGGTGGGCCACAGACCGGATGCTTGCCCCAATCCGGACAATCAGCGGTGCATTCACTGTGGTGCGAAGGTGGAACTCACTCTGGAGGGCCCAGCGAAGACGACTGTCAACCCGAGTGCCTTATATGCGGTGAAAACCATTTCACCGGCTCAGCGCAGTGCGTCGGAAAATTCCGGAAGGCATGGGAGCCCGCTCTAACACAGTGGCAACAtggactaaaaaacaagcaagaagaaCCCTCAGCCCCTCTCAGGACTGACGAAAAAGCGAAGCCCATGCATAACAAGCCCAAGCCGATCAAAGCCCCAGCCGGACAGAAGTCGAGGCCGTCTACCTTCGGCGCCGAGGATTTCCCGTCACTGGCAAACCCGCCCAAACAG ATTATCTTCGATGCATTATTTCGTGGTGACTGCTCTCTGGAGGCGAGAGGAATAGATGCCATGACACCAGACTGTAAAAACTGGTGGACTCCCACAGCTCAGTATTACTACAAGCAAGCAAGTCGGTGCCCCACAACTGAGCCTCCGGAG CTCGGTGAGGACTACGCATTCATTCCCAACCTGAATATTGACTCGGACTTCTTGCATGTGCTGGCTGCGACGTCGGCATCCTACGAAGCCTTGCGTGTTTTCCCGCGTCGCAGAGAAATCGCGTGCTGCCCACGCTCAACTATACAGCAGAACAACTGTTCTTTGTGGTGA